The following are encoded in a window of Blattabacterium cuenoti genomic DNA:
- a CDS encoding deoxyhypusine synthase family protein has translation MKDSITSFIEKYFLHFNALTLSEAAKAYKHHIKNNGKMMITLAGAMSTAELGKILAEMIRQDKVHIISCTGANLEEDITNLIAHSHYKKISNYRDLTPDEEKTFLKKGFNRVTDTCIPEDQAFKFLQKHILNIWKRAKEKSERYFPHEYIYQLLLENILEPYYDINSKDSWVLAAAKKNLPLVVPGWEDSTIGNLFASYCMKKLFSPILVKNGIEYMIYLAKWYKKESVKNEVGFFQIGGGISGDFPICVVPMLSQDIGWKHTPYWAYFCQISDSTTSYGSYSGAIPNEKITWGKLDKDTPKFIIESDATIVAPLIFAYILDM, from the coding sequence ATGAAAGATTCTATTACTTCCTTTATCGAAAAATATTTTCTTCATTTTAATGCTCTAACTTTATCAGAAGCAGCTAAAGCTTATAAACATCATATTAAAAATAATGGAAAAATGATGATTACATTGGCAGGTGCAATGAGTACTGCAGAATTAGGAAAAATATTAGCTGAAATGATCAGACAAGATAAAGTTCATATTATTTCTTGTACTGGTGCTAATTTAGAAGAAGATATAACGAATTTAATAGCTCATTCACATTATAAGAAAATTTCTAATTATAGAGATTTAACCCCTGATGAAGAAAAAACTTTTTTAAAAAAAGGATTTAATCGTGTAACAGATACTTGTATTCCAGAAGATCAAGCTTTTAAATTTCTACAAAAACATATTCTCAATATATGGAAAAGAGCTAAGGAAAAATCTGAACGATATTTTCCTCATGAATATATTTATCAATTATTATTAGAAAATATTTTAGAACCATATTATGATATCAATTCAAAAGATAGTTGGGTCTTGGCTGCCGCAAAAAAAAATTTACCCCTGGTTGTTCCTGGTTGGGAAGATAGCACAATAGGGAACCTCTTCGCTTCATATTGTATGAAAAAATTATTTTCACCAATTCTTGTAAAAAATGGAATCGAATATATGATTTATTTAGCTAAATGGTACAAAAAAGAATCTGTGAAAAATGAAGTAGGATTTTTTCAGATAGGTGGAGGAATCTCCGGAGACTTTCCTATTTGTGTAGTCCCTATGCTTTCCCAAGATATAGGATGGAAACATACTCCTTATTGGGCATATTTTTGCCAAATTTCTGATTCTACTACCAGTTATGGCTCCTATTCAGGAGCTATTCCTAATGAAAAAATAACTTGGGGAAAATTAGATAAGGACACTCCTAAGTTTATTATTGAATCAGATGCTACTATTGTAGCACCATTAATTTTTGCTTATATATTAGATATGTAA
- the lpdA gene encoding dihydrolipoyl dehydrogenase, producing the protein MNNLYDLVVIGSGPGGYVSAIRASQLGLHTALIEKYQDLGGTCLNVGCIPSKSLLYSSKYFFFAKNHHHSHGIIYDKLSLDFEKMMKRKNEIVKKTNEGVKYLMKKNNIDLYNGIATFKKNHVISITDRKTIEDIQFKYCIIATGSKPISLPLSNFEKRKKIISSTEALSMDEIPKKLIIIGGGIIGLELASIYHRLGSQVTIIETMDRIISNMDHSLSQEIQKILEKSGIQIKTSFIIQDIVLLETNEISVYVKNKNNGKKMKYIGDYCLISIGRSPYTENLGLEHIGIQKDQKGFILVNDFLQSSVENIYAIGDVIGGKMLAHKAEEEGLYVAEHLAGQKPNKLNYNLVPSVLYTNPEVSSIGFTEKEIQNKGIEYNIGFFPMRILGIARASGSTEGFVKMLSHKKTDEILGVHMIGDHASDMIMEASVALEFRASSEDIYRICHPHPTFSESFKEAALLSFENKAIHM; encoded by the coding sequence ATGAATAATTTATATGATCTTGTCGTTATAGGCTCTGGTCCAGGAGGTTATGTTTCAGCCATTCGTGCAAGTCAACTCGGACTTCATACTGCACTTATAGAAAAATATCAAGATTTAGGCGGGACCTGTTTAAATGTGGGTTGTATTCCTTCAAAATCTCTTTTATATTCTTCTAAATATTTTTTCTTTGCAAAAAATCATCATCATTCCCATGGAATTATTTATGATAAATTATCTTTGGATTTCGAAAAAATGATGAAAAGGAAAAATGAGATCGTGAAAAAAACAAATGAAGGAGTGAAATATCTCATGAAAAAAAATAATATTGATTTATATAATGGCATAGCTACATTTAAAAAAAATCATGTGATTTCTATCACAGATAGAAAAACTATTGAAGATATACAATTTAAATATTGTATAATAGCTACAGGTTCTAAACCAATAAGTCTTCCATTATCAAATTTTGAGAAAAGAAAAAAAATTATTTCCTCTACGGAGGCTCTTTCTATGGATGAAATTCCAAAAAAATTAATAATAATTGGAGGAGGAATAATCGGATTAGAATTAGCTTCTATTTACCATAGGTTAGGAAGTCAAGTAACTATTATTGAAACTATGGATAGAATAATTTCAAATATGGATCATTCTTTAAGTCAAGAAATCCAAAAAATATTAGAAAAATCTGGAATTCAAATAAAAACCTCCTTTATAATCCAGGATATAGTTTTATTAGAAACTAATGAAATTTCAGTTTATGTTAAAAATAAAAATAATGGAAAAAAAATGAAATATATAGGGGATTATTGCCTCATATCAATTGGGAGGTCCCCTTATACAGAAAATCTTGGATTAGAACATATAGGAATTCAAAAAGATCAAAAAGGGTTCATTTTAGTTAATGATTTTTTACAAAGTTCTGTAGAAAATATCTATGCGATAGGAGATGTCATAGGCGGAAAAATGTTAGCACATAAAGCGGAAGAAGAAGGTTTATATGTCGCAGAACATCTAGCTGGACAAAAACCAAATAAACTAAATTATAATTTAGTTCCATCTGTTCTATATACTAATCCTGAAGTATCTAGTATTGGGTTTACAGAAAAAGAAATCCAAAATAAAGGAATAGAATACAATATAGGTTTCTTTCCTATGAGAATATTGGGAATAGCTCGTGCTAGCGGATCTACAGAAGGTTTTGTAAAAATGCTATCTCATAAAAAAACAGATGAAATATTAGGAGTTCATATGATAGGCGATCATGCCTCCGATATGATAATGGAAGCTTCTGTAGCTCTTGAATTTAGGGCATCTTCAGAAGATATCTATAGGATTTGCCACCCGCATCCTACTTTTAGCGAATCTTTTAAAGAAGCCGCCTTGTTGAGTTTTGAAAATAAAGCCATACACATGTAA
- the ung gene encoding uracil-DNA glycosylase — protein MKKEILIKKFLNINEDWFFFIKEEWDQPYFQKLLRFLRIEYKNSVCFPEKKNIFSSFNYCSFSKLKVVILGQDPYYKNNQADGLSFSVPDGVAIPPSLKNIFIEVNNCFQKKSLPISGSLIFWATQGVLLLNSVLTVRKGLPGSHRNKGWEIFTDKIIRIISDKKKHIVFLLWGELAKKKDSLIDFHNHFILKTSHPSPLSANFGFLGSQQFLKTNQFLKKIGKKPIMW, from the coding sequence ATGAAAAAAGAAATATTAATAAAAAAATTTCTGAACATAAATGAGGATTGGTTTTTTTTCATAAAAGAGGAATGGGATCAGCCTTATTTTCAAAAACTATTAAGATTCCTTAGGATAGAATATAAAAATTCTGTTTGTTTTCCAGAAAAAAAAAATATCTTTTCTTCGTTTAATTATTGTTCTTTTTCTAAATTAAAAGTAGTTATTCTAGGGCAAGATCCTTATTATAAAAATAATCAAGCTGATGGTCTATCCTTTTCTGTTCCGGATGGAGTAGCAATTCCTCCTTCTTTAAAGAATATTTTTATAGAAGTGAATAATTGTTTTCAAAAAAAATCATTACCTATTAGCGGCTCTTTAATTTTTTGGGCCACCCAAGGTGTTTTACTACTTAATTCTGTTTTAACGGTAAGAAAAGGACTTCCTGGATCTCATAGAAATAAAGGTTGGGAGATTTTTACCGATAAAATCATTCGAATAATTTCGGATAAAAAAAAGCATATTGTTTTTTTATTGTGGGGAGAGTTAGCCAAAAAAAAAGATTCTCTAATTGATTTTCATAATCATTTTATATTAAAAACCTCACATCCATCTCCTCTTTCTGCAAATTTTGGTTTTTTAGGATCTCAACAGTTTTTAAAAACTAATCAATTTTTGAAAAAAATAGGAAAAAAACCTATAATGTGGTAA
- a CDS encoding fatty acid desaturase yields MNPQYLEIKKAFKNWKDIAKLYYPNNWKAFIQILNTFFPFVFIWITIVFCIFNYSKYITVFLSIFNSFFLIRIFIIQHDCGHQSFTSSKKINNIIGFICSLFTLIPFKYWAKSHNYHHAHNSQLDFRDIGDITILTVREYQKLNFWKKIKYRMYRSFIVMFFLGPIYYIFIHSRLPLIHIKGWEKAKVNLWISNFCIFSFYIFIGNFIGFFKLLFIQFPTIVFFSIVAIWVFYVQHQHNPNYKEWKTNWDYCIAAIKGSSFYKLPKIIHWFTGNIGYHHIHHLVPSIPFYYLPDCHSQNPIFDKYVTKMNFSGSLKCAKYKLWDEENKKMISFRSYEKRNINKKISEHK; encoded by the coding sequence ATGAATCCTCAATATTTAGAAATTAAAAAAGCATTTAAAAATTGGAAAGATATAGCAAAACTTTATTATCCAAATAATTGGAAAGCTTTTATTCAAATTTTAAATACTTTTTTTCCTTTTGTTTTCATTTGGATAACAATAGTCTTTTGCATCTTCAATTATTCCAAGTATATAACAGTTTTCTTATCTATATTCAACTCCTTTTTTTTGATTAGAATATTCATCATTCAACATGATTGTGGACATCAATCATTTACCTCTTCAAAAAAAATTAATAATATCATAGGGTTTATTTGTAGTCTTTTTACTTTAATTCCGTTTAAATATTGGGCTAAATCACATAATTATCATCATGCACATAATTCTCAATTGGATTTTAGAGATATAGGTGATATAACTATTTTAACTGTTAGGGAATATCAAAAACTGAATTTTTGGAAAAAAATAAAGTATAGAATGTATCGATCTTTTATCGTCATGTTTTTTTTAGGACCTATCTATTATATTTTTATACATAGTAGATTACCATTAATTCATATAAAAGGTTGGGAAAAAGCAAAAGTAAATCTTTGGATCAGTAATTTTTGTATTTTTTCTTTTTATATTTTTATAGGAAATTTTATTGGTTTTTTTAAATTATTATTTATTCAATTTCCAACTATTGTTTTTTTTTCTATTGTGGCTATATGGGTTTTTTATGTTCAACATCAACATAATCCTAATTACAAAGAATGGAAAACTAATTGGGATTACTGTATAGCCGCTATAAAAGGTAGTTCTTTTTACAAATTACCTAAAATAATTCATTGGTTTACAGGAAATATTGGATATCACCACATCCATCATTTAGTTCCCAGTATTCCATTTTATTATTTACCTGACTGTCATAGTCAAAATCCTATTTTCGATAAATATGTGACAAAAATGAACTTTTCAGGAAGTTTAAAATGTGCAAAATATAAACTTTGGGATGAGGAAAATAAAAAAATGATAAGTTTTAGATCTTATGAAAAAAGAAATATTAATAAAAAAATTTCTGAACATAAATGA
- a CDS encoding 4Fe-4S dicluster domain-containing protein, translated as MSIKITEECINCGACESECPNHAIYEGGKVWRMSDGTSLWKKKMSEGFFMDPMFPQEPKKKDIYFIVAEKCTECVGFYEEPQCVTICPVNCCILDDNHVESKEDLLKKKNFLHDSF; from the coding sequence ATGTCTATAAAAATCACAGAAGAATGTATAAATTGTGGCGCCTGTGAATCTGAATGTCCTAATCATGCAATTTATGAAGGAGGAAAAGTATGGAGGATGTCAGATGGAACTTCTTTGTGGAAAAAAAAAATGTCAGAAGGTTTTTTTATGGATCCAATGTTTCCTCAGGAACCAAAAAAAAAGGATATTTATTTTATAGTAGCAGAAAAATGTACAGAATGTGTTGGGTTTTATGAAGAACCACAATGTGTAACAATTTGTCCAGTAAATTGTTGTATTCTAGATGATAATCATGTAGAATCTAAAGAAGATCTTCTTAAAAAGAAAAATTTTTTGCATGATTCTTTTTAA
- a CDS encoding acyl-CoA reductase has protein sequence MNNLIQTFYKLGFFLREFKKFYAHEKYISENFKKFFFPFRNIIKKTSIINSWFRTEDLFITIEQWGKILTKEKLEYWLNKYSFIKKKNPIKTILVIMPGNIPLVGFHDFLCVLLSGHRILIKLSEEDNLLLPFLCKIITHINPLLEKKIKFSKNFFKEKYDSVIASCSNNTARYFEYYFRKYPMILRKRRTSIAILQGNESKKNLISLNKDILTYSGRGCRNVGKIFIPKNYDLHLILDQNLSSYVMKNYKYMDNYNYYLSIYTLNNIVIKRNPMMILIESKDYHSPISVVYYEFYSNVNQLKKLIHKNRKHLQCLVSRNICKNEVDFGKTQFPKLWDYSDNIDTIKFLTEKN, from the coding sequence ATGAACAATCTGATTCAGACTTTCTATAAATTAGGTTTTTTTCTTAGAGAATTTAAGAAATTTTATGCACATGAAAAATATATTTCTGAAAATTTTAAAAAATTTTTTTTTCCATTTCGGAATATTATAAAAAAAACCTCCATTATCAATAGTTGGTTTAGAACAGAAGATTTATTCATCACTATTGAACAATGGGGGAAAATACTTACAAAAGAAAAACTAGAATATTGGTTAAATAAATATTCTTTTATTAAGAAAAAGAACCCAATAAAAACTATTTTAGTTATTATGCCGGGAAATATTCCCCTAGTAGGGTTTCATGATTTTTTATGTGTTCTTTTATCAGGACATCGAATTTTAATAAAATTATCCGAAGAGGATAATTTGTTACTTCCTTTTTTATGCAAAATAATCACTCATATAAATCCTTTACTCGAAAAAAAAATAAAATTTTCTAAAAACTTTTTTAAAGAAAAATATGATTCTGTTATAGCAAGTTGCAGTAATAATACAGCTCGTTATTTTGAATACTACTTTAGAAAATACCCCATGATTCTTCGAAAAAGACGAACTTCTATAGCTATTCTACAAGGAAATGAAAGTAAAAAAAATTTAATTTCTTTAAATAAAGACATTTTAACTTATTCTGGAAGAGGATGTAGAAATGTGGGAAAGATATTCATTCCTAAAAATTATGATCTTCATCTCATCTTGGATCAAAATTTATCATCTTATGTAATGAAAAATTATAAGTACATGGATAATTATAATTATTATCTTTCCATATATACTCTAAATAACATAGTTATTAAAAGAAATCCTATGATGATTTTAATAGAAAGCAAAGACTACCATAGTCCAATATCAGTGGTATATTATGAATTTTATTCCAATGTAAACCAATTAAAAAAATTGATACACAAAAATAGAAAACATTTACAATGCTTAGTCTCAAGAAATATATGTAAAAACGAAGTTGATTTTGGAAAAACTCAATTCCCTAAATTATGGGATTATTCAGACAATATTGATACAATCAAGTTCCTTACAGAAAAAAATTAA
- the ribD gene encoding bifunctional diaminohydroxyphosphoribosylaminopyrimidine deaminase/5-amino-6-(5-phosphoribosylamino)uracil reductase RibD, whose amino-acid sequence MNHDKIFMHRAIQLAKNGLGFTSPNPMVGCLIERNGLILSEGWHYKVGMNHAEVNAINRVKNPSLLTDSTLYVTLEPCAHFGKTPPCVDLIIKSKIPRVVIGIQDPCNKVNGFGIQKLRKNGIEVIENVLKDQCRILNKRFFTFYEKKRPYIILKWAQSDDGFIDSWKGNDKKKNPSWISGIYSRQLSHKWRSEEDSILVGRKTVFNDNPKLDVREWFGSDPIRIFMDRKLSISTSYFILDGTKKTIVFTEKKKENQKNIEFVQISFEKEIIKQILDYLHQINIFSLIVEGGRTTLESFIKDNIWDESRIFVCNIFLKDGLRAPVINGRVIKNMYIEEKDKLIIKIPS is encoded by the coding sequence ATGAACCATGATAAAATCTTTATGCATAGGGCTATTCAATTGGCAAAAAATGGATTAGGATTCACTTCTCCTAATCCTATGGTAGGATGTTTAATAGAAAGAAATGGTTTGATTTTATCAGAAGGATGGCATTATAAAGTAGGAATGAATCATGCAGAGGTAAATGCTATCAATAGGGTTAAAAATCCATCTTTATTAACTGATTCGACCCTTTATGTCACATTAGAACCATGCGCGCATTTTGGAAAGACCCCTCCTTGTGTTGATTTAATCATTAAAAGTAAGATACCTAGAGTTGTAATCGGAATACAAGATCCTTGTAATAAGGTAAACGGTTTTGGGATACAAAAATTAAGAAAAAATGGGATAGAAGTGATAGAAAATGTTTTAAAGGATCAGTGTAGAATTTTAAATAAACGTTTTTTTACTTTTTATGAAAAAAAAAGACCTTATATTATATTGAAATGGGCGCAAAGTGATGATGGTTTTATAGACTCATGGAAAGGGAATGATAAAAAAAAAAATCCTTCATGGATTAGTGGAATTTATTCTAGACAATTGAGTCATAAATGGAGATCTGAAGAGGACAGTATTTTAGTAGGAAGAAAAACCGTGTTTAATGATAATCCAAAATTAGATGTTAGAGAATGGTTTGGGTCAGATCCAATTAGAATTTTTATGGATAGAAAATTAAGTATATCTACTTCTTATTTTATTTTGGATGGGACGAAAAAAACAATTGTTTTTACCGAAAAGAAAAAAGAAAATCAGAAAAATATAGAATTTGTTCAGATTTCTTTTGAGAAAGAGATTATCAAACAGATCTTAGATTATCTACATCAGATAAACATTTTTTCTTTAATTGTAGAAGGAGGAAGAACGACCTTAGAGAGTTTTATCAAAGATAATATTTGGGATGAATCTAGAATATTCGTCTGTAATATCTTTTTGAAAGATGGATTAAGGGCTCCTGTCATAAATGGAAGAGTTATCAAAAATATGTATATAGAAGAAAAGGATAAACTTATTATTAAAATTCCATCTTAA
- a CDS encoding shikimate dehydrogenase family protein has product MYHDSFYKKRVFGLVGRGISYSFSKNYFMKKFKKESISEVTYEIFDIPKIEDVLWIFKTPSLKGCNITIPYKKSIIPFLNKLMPEAKSIGSVNVVKINEEKHRIGYNTDVLGFEFSFKKDINKLSSKNQKALILGTGGVSRSVSFILKRMGIPYRYVSRKKHKDFLVYEEVNQDLLEDHKIIINCTPLGTFPNIHLCPPLPYQFLSSKHYLYDLVYNPSKTFFLKKGEEKGSMIRNGLEMLRIQAEESWKIWNS; this is encoded by the coding sequence ATGTATCATGATAGCTTTTATAAAAAACGAGTTTTTGGATTAGTAGGAAGAGGAATTAGTTATTCTTTTTCAAAAAATTATTTCATGAAAAAATTTAAAAAAGAATCTATTTCTGAAGTCACTTATGAAATCTTCGATATTCCAAAAATAGAAGATGTTTTATGGATTTTTAAAACCCCATCCTTGAAAGGATGCAATATCACTATTCCATATAAAAAGAGCATTATTCCCTTTTTAAATAAACTTATGCCAGAAGCAAAATCTATTGGATCTGTTAATGTAGTAAAGATAAATGAAGAGAAACATCGGATTGGTTATAATACAGATGTTTTGGGTTTTGAGTTTTCTTTCAAAAAGGACATAAATAAATTATCATCTAAAAATCAAAAGGCTCTGATTCTTGGAACAGGTGGGGTATCTAGATCAGTTTCCTTTATTCTAAAAAGAATGGGAATCCCATACAGATATGTTTCTCGAAAAAAACATAAAGATTTTTTGGTTTATGAAGAAGTGAACCAGGATCTTTTAGAAGATCATAAAATTATTATTAACTGCACTCCATTGGGAACTTTTCCAAATATCCATTTATGTCCACCATTACCTTATCAATTTCTTTCTTCTAAACACTATCTCTATGATTTGGTTTATAATCCATCTAAAACTTTTTTTTTAAAAAAAGGAGAAGAAAAAGGATCTATGATCAGAAATGGTTTAGAAATGTTACGTATTCAAGCAGAAGAATCTTGGAAAATATGGAATTCATAA
- the rpsU gene encoding 30S ribosomal protein S21, which yields MVLITTVREGESIEKALKKCKKKFDKTRILKEFREKQQYIKPSEDRRNEILRARYRERMRLKKEE from the coding sequence ATGGTATTAATTACAACAGTTAGAGAGGGAGAATCCATTGAGAAAGCTTTGAAAAAATGCAAAAAAAAATTTGATAAAACGCGGATTTTAAAGGAATTTAGAGAAAAACAACAATATATAAAACCTTCTGAAGATAGGAGAAATGAAATTTTACGAGCTAGATATAGAGAACGTATGCGATTAAAGAAAGAAGAATAA
- the recG gene encoding ATP-dependent DNA helicase RecG, with the protein PPENTLIQITGKITHLEEINYQNKKGKILIARLEDKTGHVELVWFQTINFFRKIIKKNMKITVNGSIKHFQGKIQIIHPDIQKLKFSEKNYSIYPIYSIPKKLRENGINNSFMIEILKNLIEESKNDIEEIFIQEIMKKELMQRKEALIQIHFPQSLEKLFQAKHRLKFEELFFLKLFLLSKKNKNKSYSSNSYPFSRLGKNFYNFYKYCLPFPLTEEQKRVFREIRRDLKKPMQMNRLLQGDVGCGKTIIAVLSMLLALDNGFQSCLMVPTEVLAIQHYSSIKKMFSGIGIQLALLTSSTSIQMRKCIYHDVFIGKISILIGTHTLIQDTVHFQNLGLAIIDEQQRFGVEQRAKILEKNERPPHILIMTATPIPRTLALTLYNDLKISIIKEFPINRKPIKTVHFRNKNRSKVLEIIKNQIQKGRQIYIVYPTIEKFKKNGSKNLMNLMRGYQFIKEHFPKLEDRIGILHGRMSYQEKNIQMNRFLRGETPIMVSTTVIEVGVDVPNTSVILIENADCFGLSQLHQLRGRVGRGPHQSYCLLMTNDKISVESHFRMKIMCETKDGLEIAKRDLKLRGSGDLIGTKQSGNAYFRIANLLKDYKLIKEVIPIAKKFFNKNPDFLLNHKTTRNHFYKYYESFWGKKS; encoded by the coding sequence CCTCCAGAAAACACTCTTATACAAATAACAGGAAAAATTACCCATTTAGAAGAAATCAACTATCAAAATAAAAAAGGAAAAATATTGATAGCACGTTTAGAGGATAAAACAGGACATGTGGAATTGGTCTGGTTCCAGACCATCAATTTTTTTAGAAAAATCATCAAAAAAAATATGAAAATCACAGTAAACGGAAGTATAAAACATTTTCAAGGAAAAATTCAAATCATTCATCCAGATATTCAAAAATTGAAATTTTCAGAAAAAAATTACTCTATATATCCTATATATTCCATTCCTAAAAAACTTAGGGAAAATGGAATAAATAATTCTTTTATGATAGAAATTTTGAAAAATCTAATAGAAGAATCAAAAAATGATATAGAAGAAATATTTATTCAGGAGATTATGAAAAAAGAATTAATGCAAAGGAAAGAAGCATTGATTCAAATACATTTTCCACAATCTTTAGAGAAATTATTTCAAGCAAAACATCGTTTAAAATTCGAAGAATTATTTTTTTTAAAATTATTTCTTTTATCCAAAAAAAACAAAAATAAAAGTTATTCATCCAACAGTTATCCCTTTTCGAGATTAGGAAAAAATTTTTATAATTTCTACAAATATTGTCTTCCATTTCCTTTAACAGAGGAACAAAAAAGAGTATTCAGAGAAATACGTAGAGACTTAAAAAAACCTATGCAAATGAACAGATTATTACAAGGGGATGTTGGGTGTGGAAAAACTATAATAGCTGTTTTATCCATGCTACTTGCTTTAGATAATGGGTTTCAATCTTGTTTAATGGTTCCTACTGAAGTTTTAGCAATACAACATTATTCTTCTATAAAAAAAATGTTTTCTGGAATTGGAATTCAACTAGCTTTATTAACTAGTTCCACCTCTATTCAAATGCGAAAATGTATATATCATGATGTTTTTATCGGAAAAATTTCCATTCTTATAGGTACACATACTTTAATTCAAGATACTGTCCATTTTCAAAATCTTGGATTAGCTATAATTGATGAGCAACAGCGTTTTGGAGTGGAACAGAGAGCTAAGATTTTGGAAAAAAATGAAAGACCTCCTCACATATTAATCATGACGGCTACTCCTATTCCTAGAACTTTAGCCCTGACTCTTTATAATGACTTAAAAATATCCATTATAAAGGAATTTCCCATAAATAGAAAACCTATTAAAACCGTTCACTTTCGCAATAAAAATAGATCTAAAGTCCTTGAAATTATAAAAAATCAGATTCAAAAAGGAAGACAAATATACATTGTATATCCTACTATAGAAAAATTCAAAAAAAATGGATCTAAAAATTTAATGAATTTAATGAGGGGTTATCAATTTATAAAAGAACACTTTCCAAAGTTAGAAGATCGAATTGGAATTCTACATGGTAGAATGAGTTATCAAGAAAAAAATATTCAAATGAATCGATTTTTACGTGGAGAAACTCCAATTATGGTTTCTACTACGGTTATAGAAGTAGGAGTAGATGTTCCTAATACTTCAGTTATTCTAATAGAAAATGCAGATTGCTTTGGTCTGTCTCAATTACATCAATTAAGAGGAAGGGTAGGAAGAGGTCCACATCAAAGTTATTGTCTTCTTATGACTAATGACAAAATTAGTGTAGAAAGCCACTTTAGAATGAAAATTATGTGCGAAACTAAAGATGGTTTAGAAATAGCTAAAAGAGATCTTAAATTAAGAGGTAGTGGAGATTTAATAGGAACTAAACAAAGCGGAAATGCTTATTTCAGAATTGCTAATCTTCTTAAAGATTACAAATTAATAAAAGAAGTCATTCCTATTGCTAAAAAATTTTTTAACAAAAATCCTGATTTTCTGTTAAATCATAAAACCACTAGAAATCATTTCTATAAATACTATGAATCTTTTTGGGGAAAAAAAAGCTAA